In a genomic window of Mageeibacillus indolicus UPII9-5:
- the thiD gene encoding bifunctional hydroxymethylpyrimidine kinase/phosphomethylpyrimidine kinase, giving the protein MFTALTIAGSDSGGGAGIQADIKTMQANGVFATSAITALTAQNTLAVTGIMNSTAEFLGQQLDAVFSDIFPDAVKIGMVSSTDLIKMIGKKLREYRPKYIVVDPVMVATNGAKLIDDDAIACLKSELFPLATLLTPNIPEAQILSGLQIESADAMVAAAEKIGSAYNCAVLCKGGHNLCDADDYYYGADNKNSQWLRGKRIDNPNTHGTGCTLSSAIAANLAKGFTLLESVKRAKEYISAALADGLNLGHGAGPLNHGFNIAGYFAATKADMKSEDN; this is encoded by the coding sequence ATGTTTACAGCATTAACAATCGCCGGTAGCGATTCCGGCGGAGGCGCCGGTATTCAAGCGGATATCAAGACGATGCAAGCCAATGGGGTTTTTGCCACAAGTGCGATTACGGCCTTGACAGCACAAAATACCCTGGCAGTTACCGGCATTATGAACTCGACGGCCGAATTTTTAGGCCAACAACTTGACGCGGTGTTTAGCGATATTTTCCCGGATGCAGTGAAAATAGGCATGGTTTCCTCAACGGACCTGATTAAAATGATCGGCAAAAAGTTACGCGAATATCGGCCGAAGTACATCGTTGTTGACCCGGTGATGGTCGCCACGAACGGTGCCAAGTTGATTGACGACGACGCCATTGCTTGCCTGAAATCGGAATTGTTCCCTCTGGCAACACTTCTTACTCCGAATATTCCCGAGGCGCAAATTTTATCCGGCCTGCAAATTGAATCAGCCGATGCAATGGTTGCAGCGGCAGAAAAAATCGGCAGTGCCTATAACTGCGCCGTTTTGTGCAAGGGTGGACATAATCTCTGCGATGCTGACGACTATTATTATGGCGCTGATAATAAAAACAGCCAATGGTTGCGCGGCAAACGGATCGACAATCCGAATACACACGGTACAGGTTGCACATTATCAAGTGCTATCGCCGCAAACTTAGCCAAGGGCTTCACCCTGCTTGAGTCGGTAAAAAGGGCCAAGGAATACATTTCAGCGGCTTTGGCAGATGGCTTGAATCTTGGCCATGGGGCTGGGCCACTTAACCACGGATTTAATATAGCCGGTTATTTTGCTGCTACCAAAGCAGACATGAAAAGTGAGGATAACTAA
- the cytX gene encoding putative hydroxymethylpyrimidine transporter CytX, translating to MSETATKRTSLLDNGLIWFGAGVSIAEIITGTYFAPLGWKTGLMAILLGHLIGGILFYLVGLMGGKIRSSSMEIVKRSFGQQGGQLFAILNFIQLVGWTAIMIYDGSLAANEVLGVGSWLWSIVIGALILIWIAADIFRSGKISTVAMVALFILTLLLSKVIFIDNAIGGTAVSGEAMSFGAAVELAIAMPLSWLPLISDYTREAVSGNKATLVSTLSYSIVSCWMYFIGMGAAILTTESDIAKIMLKAGLGIVGLLIIIFSTVTTTFLDAFSAGITSESVLSKVNGKWIALGVTVIGTIGAICYPMDDITEFLYYIGSVFAPMAAVQIADFYILRHSCGSKKFDWVGLAAWLIGFGVYRWFMNLDLSIGSTLPAVVVTLIVTIVLHKIIKPAGQTM from the coding sequence ATGAGTGAAACTGCAACAAAACGCACCTCGTTGCTTGATAATGGACTTATCTGGTTCGGAGCCGGCGTCTCAATTGCTGAAATTATTACCGGCACATATTTTGCGCCGCTTGGTTGGAAAACAGGATTGATGGCCATATTGCTGGGACATTTAATCGGTGGAATACTTTTTTATTTAGTCGGACTAATGGGTGGAAAAATTCGTTCAAGTTCGATGGAAATTGTTAAACGTAGTTTTGGTCAACAGGGTGGGCAGTTATTTGCCATTTTGAATTTCATTCAGCTAGTTGGCTGGACGGCAATCATGATTTATGATGGGTCGTTGGCGGCTAATGAAGTCCTTGGAGTAGGCAGCTGGTTATGGAGTATAGTTATTGGTGCCCTTATTCTGATTTGGATTGCGGCTGATATATTTAGGTCTGGCAAGATCAGTACCGTGGCCATGGTTGCCCTGTTCATTTTGACTTTGTTATTGAGTAAAGTAATATTTATAGATAATGCCATAGGAGGAACGGCGGTATCGGGTGAAGCCATGAGTTTTGGAGCCGCGGTTGAGCTGGCTATAGCAATGCCATTGTCTTGGTTGCCTTTGATCAGTGATTACACACGTGAAGCGGTTTCCGGCAATAAAGCAACTTTAGTCAGTACTTTGTCGTACAGCATCGTAAGTTGTTGGATGTACTTCATCGGTATGGGAGCGGCTATCCTGACTACTGAGTCTGACATTGCCAAGATAATGTTGAAAGCTGGTCTTGGTATTGTTGGTTTGCTTATTATAATTTTTTCTACTGTTACAACTACTTTTCTCGATGCCTTTTCCGCCGGTATTACAAGCGAATCGGTACTTTCTAAAGTTAACGGTAAATGGATAGCCCTGGGAGTGACTGTGATCGGAACGATAGGCGCGATTTGTTATCCTATGGATGATATAACCGAATTTTTATATTATATAGGGTCGGTATTCGCCCCGATGGCTGCTGTGCAAATTGCAGATTTCTATATTTTACGTCATAGCTGTGGCAGCAAAAAGTTTGACTGGGTAGGTTTGGCAGCTTGGCTAATCGGATTCGGTGTCTATCGTTGGTTCATGAATTTGGATTTGTCGATAGGAAGTACTTTGCCGGCAGTGGTAGTAACATTAATCGTTACGATTGTTTTGCACAAAATAATTAAACCGGCCGGACAGACGATGTAG
- a CDS encoding efflux RND transporter permease subunit: MRKVAEIITKRYKLVLILSLVVAIACLAMTLTVKVNYNLVEYLPSDADSTRAIKIMRDEFGSGIPNADFYMPDIDLQQAVSLKERLREIPGVQAVYWLDDSWDISKPLELAPSDLLNNFYKDNGARFIVTASTADSLGTTAALQALAGKNGAVSGDLVNLAAAQKSSADEIMKIFWLILPTALIILALATTSFVEPVLLLLCILFAVLLNMGTNIFFKNISFLTNSVAPILQMAVSMDYAIFLLHKYESYKQAGMGDREALIAAVPKASVAVLSSSLTTIFGFLALLFMRFRIGADLGIVLAKGVLFSLLSVIIFFPALIMLTGKLIFKLQHRPLLPKFNIFSKVVLKLRLPFLILVFLLAVPAYLAQSNLDFRYGMDGLKDNSREAHDREVITEAFGKAKQLAVVVPRGNLAKENELEQKLQKIPEITSIISYNNQVSRAIPQDFVPPKKLSQLLSPHYARLILTTSMPAEGKKTFEVMSRIKAETKAVFGDSATVAGEAASMLDMRNTVSRDTLIVNGLAILAIGLVLVAAFRSWSIPLMLLLTIESSIWINLAVPYFEDLRLSFIGYLVISTVQLGATVDYGILFVQNYIELRQKYSKRQALLETVRQTAPSLLPPAMILIAAGIFLSTVSSMDIIRELGTVLARGAFLSLLNVLVFLPGFLYYFDRFARGGFIGRKMRNAYQFKK; this comes from the coding sequence ATGCGCAAAGTGGCTGAGATAATTACTAAAAGATATAAGCTGGTTTTAATATTGTCTTTAGTAGTGGCAATAGCTTGCTTAGCCATGACTTTGACCGTCAAAGTTAATTATAATTTGGTTGAATACTTACCGAGTGATGCAGATTCAACGCGAGCCATCAAGATTATGCGGGATGAATTTGGCAGCGGTATACCTAATGCTGATTTCTACATGCCCGATATTGATTTGCAACAGGCCGTCAGTTTGAAAGAACGGCTCAGAGAAATCCCGGGGGTGCAGGCCGTCTATTGGCTTGACGACAGCTGGGATATAAGCAAACCGCTTGAGCTTGCGCCGTCAGACCTACTAAATAATTTCTATAAAGATAATGGAGCTCGATTTATTGTAACGGCTTCTACGGCTGACAGCCTGGGTACAACAGCGGCTTTGCAAGCTTTGGCTGGCAAAAACGGAGCTGTAAGCGGCGATTTGGTCAATTTGGCGGCCGCACAAAAAAGTTCAGCTGATGAGATCATGAAAATATTTTGGTTGATTTTGCCGACGGCTTTGATAATTCTGGCCTTGGCCACGACTTCATTTGTTGAGCCAGTGCTGCTTTTGCTGTGCATACTTTTTGCGGTTCTCCTTAATATGGGAACAAATATATTTTTTAAAAATATATCATTCCTTACTAATTCGGTTGCACCAATTTTGCAGATGGCGGTTTCTATGGACTATGCTATTTTCCTACTGCATAAGTATGAATCATACAAGCAAGCTGGAATGGGGGATCGTGAAGCTTTGATTGCCGCTGTGCCGAAGGCAAGTGTTGCTGTTTTGTCGTCGTCATTGACCACTATATTCGGATTTTTGGCTCTGCTGTTTATGCGTTTCCGCATCGGGGCTGACTTAGGTATAGTATTGGCAAAAGGTGTATTATTCAGTCTATTGTCGGTAATAATATTTTTCCCGGCTTTGATCATGCTTACAGGAAAGTTGATTTTTAAGCTGCAGCATCGCCCTCTTTTGCCAAAATTCAATATTTTTTCAAAGGTTGTGCTGAAATTACGTCTGCCTTTCCTGATTTTGGTCTTTTTATTGGCGGTTCCAGCATATCTGGCTCAGTCTAATTTAGATTTTCGCTATGGTATGGACGGCTTAAAAGACAATTCACGGGAAGCACATGACCGGGAAGTTATCACCGAAGCTTTCGGCAAAGCAAAACAGCTGGCCGTCGTCGTGCCGCGCGGCAACTTGGCTAAGGAGAACGAGCTTGAACAGAAATTGCAAAAAATTCCGGAAATTACTTCGATAATCAGCTATAACAATCAAGTAAGCCGGGCAATACCCCAGGATTTTGTGCCGCCGAAAAAATTGAGTCAGTTACTTTCCCCGCACTACGCCCGCCTTATTTTGACCACATCTATGCCGGCTGAAGGGAAAAAGACCTTTGAGGTGATGAGCCGCATTAAGGCGGAGACCAAGGCAGTGTTTGGAGATTCCGCTACGGTGGCTGGCGAAGCTGCCAGCATGCTGGATATGCGTAATACGGTCAGTCGGGATACACTTATTGTCAACGGCTTGGCCATTTTGGCCATTGGGCTAGTTTTGGTGGCGGCCTTTAGATCATGGTCAATCCCTCTCATGCTTTTGCTGACTATTGAAAGTTCTATATGGATAAATCTGGCTGTACCGTATTTTGAAGATCTGCGCTTAAGCTTTATAGGTTATTTGGTGATTAGCACTGTACAGCTTGGTGCAACTGTAGACTACGGCATCCTGTTTGTGCAAAACTACATCGAATTGCGTCAAAAGTATTCCAAACGACAAGCTTTGCTTGAGACAGTTCGACAGACAGCTCCAAGTCTATTGCCTCCGGCAATGATTCTAATTGCTGCCGGAATTTTTTTGAGTACCGTATCATCTATGGATATTATTCGTGAACTTGGCACAGTTTTGGCTCGAGGAGCATTTTTATCATTACTGAACGTTTTAGTATTTTTGCCGGGGTTCCTCTACTACTTTGACAGGTTTGCCCGAGGGGGATTTATAGGAAGGAAGATGAGAAATGCGTATCAATTTAAAAAATAA